A region of Syngnathoides biaculeatus isolate LvHL_M chromosome 20, ASM1980259v1, whole genome shotgun sequence DNA encodes the following proteins:
- the pus7l gene encoding pseudouridylate synthase PUS7L, translating into MKQDGDAASVPACFISDHEGFLGNIKKFIRDFVVTEIDVNGRRVNSGAPTQAPHSSENSGGRCKQDQNLPGSEDGDFSADCRFDFTVSSPDSLDLSMVLGQAVSEQLEQFVVSLRDEAEEGEKSGHKELSLGSFTDKYQRANVHRAVRHRFPFLMTVTIQPEIRVREDPDYRELSQLVTEEEAEDFFRFIDAKVQDSSYTFHPEDSKEHRTAVHHFLNRRFGKLVETKSFTEQERTAISVRLRERGRPKKRSAEERREEDVYTAFTLCKENLETLEAISYMAATLGVLPSDFTYAGIKDKRAVTYQSMVVKKVSPQRLMEKRAAFEKRGMRLSHIRPAAEPLKLGRLQGNHFDLVVRNLRSHGAGDVRSGAETKHRLAGLVEEALENVKVRGFVNYYGPQRFGIGQSVQSDQVGLALLKEDMVNAVRLFFSPEDGDDPPSQAKRHFLQTDNAKESLALMPASKARERLMLRALNRYGTGPDGCAKAWLSLPHGMRVFYPHAYCSRIWNEAVAHRLVTLGHDVRKGDLVWMQEAEKMDGCGESRPAQIHVVTEQEERQGVYALTQVLLPMPGNTVKYPENATGTWYRERLARDGLGDCRFRVGGLKLNLPGCYRPLLANLCNLSYQLLTNEEGGGEATGNCSRKSDGHSKVSAEHAKQESLTLTLNFDLDSSCYATICLREIMKCDP; encoded by the exons ATGAAGCAGGACGGCGACGCCGCCAGTGTCCCAGCGTGCTTCATATCTGACCACGAGGGTTTTCTCGGAAACATTAAAAAGTTCATCCGAGACTTCGTGGTGACGGAAATCGACGTCAATGGACGGCGAGTGAATTCAGGAGCACCCACGCAGGCTCCTCACTCCTCGGAGAACTCCGGTGGGAGATGTAAGCAGGATCAGAACCTCCCGGGGTCGGAGGACGGGGACTTCTCCGCCGACTGTCGGTTCGATTTCACCGTGTCGAGTCCAGACAGCTTAGACCTGAGTATGGTTTTGGGTCAGGCGGTGAGCGAACAGCTCGAGCAGTTTGTGGTGAGTCTCCGGGACGAGGCGGAGGAGGGTGAAAAGTCGGGCCACAAGGAGCTCTCTTTGGGTTCTTTTACCGACAAGTACCAGCGAGCCAACGTCCACCGGGCCGTGCGACACCGCTTCCCCTTCCTCATGACCGTCACCATCCAGCCCGAGATCAGGGTGAGGGAGGACCCGGACTACAGGGAGCTCTCCCAGTTGGTCaccgaggaggaggcggaggactTCTTCAGGTTCATCGACGCCAAAGTCCAAGACTCGTCCTACACGTTCCACCCCGAGGACAGCAAGGAGCACCGCACGGCCGTGCACCATTTCCTCAACCGCCGGTTCGGGAAACTGGTCGAGACCAAGAGCTTCACCGAACAGGAGAGGACGGCCATCTCGGTGCGACTGAGGGAGAGGGGCAGACCCAAGAAAAGGAGCGCCGAGGAGCGCAGGGAGGAGGACGTCTACACAG CTTTCACGCTGTGTAAGGAGAACTTGGAGACTCTGGAGGCCATCAGCTACATGGCAGCGACGCTCGGAGTCTTGCCGTCGGACTTCACCTATGCCGGGATCAAGGACAAGCGGGCGGTCACCTACCAGTCCATGGTGGTCAAGAAGGTCTCGCCACAACG TTTGATGGAGAAAAGGGCAGCGTTTGAGAAGCGAGGGATGCGCCTCTCCCACATCCGCCCCGCGGCCGAGCCGCTGAAGCTGGGCCGCCTACAAGGAAACCACTTCGACCTGGTGGTCCGCAACCTGAGGTCGCACGGCGCCGGCGACGTGCGCTCGGGCGCTGAGACGAAACATCGACTCGCCGGATTAGTGGAGGAAGCGCTGGAGAACGTCAAG GTGCGAGGTTTTGTCAACTACTACGGGCCGCAGCGCTTCGGAATTGGCCAGAGTGTTCAGTCTGACCAAGTTGGGCTGGCTTTACTCAAAGAAGACATG GTGAACGCCGTCCGTTTGTTCTTCAGTCCCGAGGACGGCGATGATCCTCCGAGCCAGGCCAAGCGACACTTCCTTCAGACGG ATAACGCGAAGGAGTCCTTGGCGTTAATGCCCGCGTCCAAAGCCAGGGAACGGCTCATGCTGCGCGCCCTGAACCGTTACGGCACCGGCCCGGACGGCTGCGCCAAGGCCTGGCTCAGCCTTCCGCACGGCATGAGAGTCTTCTACCCACACGCCTACTGCAGCAG AATTTGGAACGAGGCGGTCGCACACAGATTGGTCACCCTGGGTCACGACGTACGAAAGGGAGACCTCGTGTGGATGCAGGAAgcggaaaaaatggatggctgtggagaATCCAGACCAGCtcag ATCCACGTGGTGACGGAACAAGAAGAACGACAGGGAGTCTACGCTCTGACCCAG GTGTTGCTGCCGATGCCGGGAAACACGGTCAAGTACCCCGAGAACGCCACGGGCACGTGGTACCGCGAGAGACTGGCCAGAGACGGTCTGGGCGACTGCCGCTTCCGAGTGGGCGGCCTCAAGCTGAACCTGCCGGGCTGCTACCGCCCGTTACTGGCCAACCTGTGCAACCTTAGCTACCAGCTCCTGACCaatgaggaaggaggaggagaggcaACGGGAAACTGCAGCAGGAAGAGCGACGGACACTCGAAGGTCTCGGCGGAGCACGCCAAGCAGGAATCGCTCACGCTGACCTTAAACTTCGACCTGGACTCCTCGTGTTATGCCACCATCTGCCTCAGAGAGATCATGAAGTGTGATCCCTAA